One genomic region from Solwaraspora sp. WMMD792 encodes:
- the helR gene encoding RNA polymerase recycling motor ATPase HelR, producing MELIEVRPLTTSAFDLPDRLHAKADPKLIADDERHFAAIAYRLDQLSTDLSQRLDAARKAPAGKGRRAVDRDQEVRRLTVRLRALRRFGLDLCLGRMVPDDRSDPVYVGRRGLTDDTGRQLLLDWRSPAAEPFFGATHGNPMGLASRRRYRWTMGRISDYWDEVFSADALDGHAALDDQSAFIASLGGHRSDRMRDVLATIAADQDAIIRAGSAGALVVDGGPGTGKTVVALHRTAYLRYHDPRLGQRRGGVLFVGPHQPYLAYVADVLPNLGEDDVQTCTLAGLVAEGAGAAAEPDPEVARLKSSARWEAAVEAAVRFYEEPPQTATTVATGWTELTLTPGDWADAFAAPGPGVPHNEARDQIMDELLTILVGRYDGDEPEDQVRAALEQNQALRTAVNRAWPLLDPADIVADLWSVPAYLRRCAPWLDPADIRTLQRADPRAWTVDDLPLLDAARLRLGDAQASDRERRHRAAVAVERVHRARVIDDLLDAHSYDDGEGVLAMLRHQDLQETLIDETGGPDADPDALAGPFAHIVVDEAQELTDAQWQMLLRRCPSRSFTIVGDRAQARHGFTQSWPDRLARVGLDRVDVATLTVNYRTPAEIMAYAEPVIRAALPDANVPTSIRHGGVPVMQRPVADLRQILDGWLADHVDGTVCVIGVPPVDVAALPATPRVRSLTPGLTKGLEFDLVVVVDPASFGDGVTGAVDRYVAMTRATGQLVVLSGDGQR from the coding sequence ATGGAGCTGATCGAGGTGCGCCCGCTGACCACCAGCGCTTTCGATCTCCCCGACCGGCTGCACGCCAAGGCCGACCCGAAACTGATCGCCGACGACGAACGGCATTTCGCGGCGATCGCGTACCGCCTCGACCAGCTTTCCACCGACCTGTCGCAGCGGCTCGACGCGGCCCGGAAGGCACCGGCCGGCAAGGGCCGGCGGGCGGTGGACCGCGACCAGGAGGTTCGCCGGCTCACCGTACGGCTGCGGGCGCTGCGCCGGTTCGGCCTCGACCTGTGTCTTGGCCGGATGGTCCCCGACGACCGTTCAGACCCGGTGTACGTCGGACGGCGGGGTCTGACCGACGACACCGGCCGTCAACTGCTGCTCGACTGGCGCTCCCCCGCCGCCGAGCCGTTCTTCGGCGCCACCCACGGCAACCCGATGGGCCTGGCCAGCCGCCGCCGCTACCGCTGGACGATGGGCCGGATCAGCGACTACTGGGACGAGGTGTTCAGCGCCGACGCGCTCGACGGGCACGCCGCCCTCGACGACCAGTCGGCCTTCATCGCCAGCCTCGGCGGGCACCGGTCGGACCGGATGCGCGACGTGCTGGCCACCATCGCCGCCGACCAGGACGCCATCATCCGCGCCGGCTCGGCTGGTGCGCTCGTCGTCGACGGCGGACCCGGCACCGGCAAGACCGTCGTCGCCCTGCACCGCACCGCGTACCTGCGCTACCACGACCCCCGACTCGGCCAGCGTCGCGGCGGGGTGCTGTTCGTCGGACCGCACCAGCCCTATCTGGCGTACGTCGCCGACGTCCTGCCCAACCTCGGCGAGGACGACGTGCAGACCTGCACCCTGGCCGGCCTGGTCGCCGAGGGTGCAGGCGCAGCGGCCGAACCCGACCCTGAGGTAGCCCGGCTGAAGTCGTCGGCGCGGTGGGAGGCGGCGGTCGAGGCGGCCGTCCGGTTCTACGAGGAGCCGCCGCAGACCGCGACGACGGTGGCCACCGGTTGGACCGAGCTGACCCTCACTCCCGGCGACTGGGCCGACGCGTTCGCCGCACCCGGGCCGGGTGTGCCGCACAACGAGGCCCGCGACCAGATCATGGACGAACTGCTGACCATTCTGGTCGGCCGCTACGACGGCGACGAGCCGGAAGACCAGGTCCGCGCCGCACTGGAACAGAACCAGGCGCTGCGTACGGCGGTCAACCGGGCCTGGCCGCTGCTCGACCCGGCCGACATCGTCGCCGACCTGTGGTCGGTCCCGGCCTATCTGCGCCGGTGCGCGCCGTGGCTCGACCCGGCCGATATCCGTACGCTGCAGCGCGCCGACCCTCGGGCCTGGACGGTCGACGATCTGCCGCTGCTGGACGCGGCCCGGCTGCGCCTCGGCGACGCACAGGCGTCCGACCGCGAGCGGCGGCACCGGGCGGCGGTGGCCGTCGAACGGGTCCACCGGGCCCGGGTGATCGACGACCTGCTCGACGCGCACAGCTACGACGACGGCGAAGGCGTCCTGGCGATGCTGCGCCACCAGGATCTGCAGGAAACGCTGATCGACGAGACGGGCGGGCCGGACGCCGACCCGGACGCGTTGGCCGGCCCGTTCGCGCACATCGTGGTCGACGAGGCGCAGGAGTTGACCGACGCGCAGTGGCAGATGCTGCTGCGCCGCTGCCCGTCGCGCAGCTTCACCATCGTCGGTGACCGCGCCCAGGCCCGGCACGGCTTCACGCAGTCGTGGCCGGACCGGCTCGCCCGGGTCGGCCTGGACCGGGTCGACGTCGCCACGTTGACGGTCAACTACCGGACGCCGGCCGAGATCATGGCGTACGCCGAACCGGTGATCCGCGCCGCGCTGCCGGACGCCAACGTGCCGACCTCGATCCGACACGGCGGCGTCCCGGTCATGCAGCGGCCGGTCGCCGACCTGCGGCAGATCCTGGACGGCTGGCTGGCCGACCACGTCGACGGCACGGTCTGCGTGATCGGCGTACCGCCGGTCGATGTCGCCGCCCTGCCGGCGACGCCCCGGGTCCGGTCGCTGACCCCCGGGCTGACCAAGGGGCTGGAGTTCGACCTGGTGGTGGTGGTCGACCCGGCGTCGTTCGGCGACGGCGTCACCGGCGCGGTCGACCGGTACGTGGCGATGACCCGCGCCACCGGTCAGCTCGTCGTGCTGTCCGGCGACGGGCAGCGGTAG
- a CDS encoding PIN domain-containing protein produces MARRAVGTGGTLVLDSEGLVKLSQGDNKSRAFLEAARERGARVVASAVTLTEVLRGGPRDARLHRVLSRIVVQPVSPQIGRRAGELLGATGLSGHRCAIDAVVAVTALEMPRPVVLLTSDPDDMNRLVEELDRPKAQRVVVMHV; encoded by the coding sequence ATGGCCAGACGGGCGGTAGGAACAGGTGGCACGCTGGTACTCGACAGCGAAGGCCTGGTAAAGCTCTCACAGGGCGACAACAAGTCGAGGGCCTTCCTGGAGGCGGCCCGGGAACGCGGCGCCAGAGTCGTGGCGAGTGCTGTCACGCTGACGGAGGTCCTTCGAGGTGGGCCGCGTGATGCCCGCCTCCACAGGGTGCTGTCGAGGATCGTGGTGCAGCCGGTGAGCCCGCAGATCGGCAGGCGGGCAGGTGAACTTCTCGGAGCGACCGGGCTGTCGGGGCACCGTTGTGCCATCGACGCGGTGGTTGCCGTTACCGCTCTGGAGATGCCGCGTCCCGTCGTGCTGCTGACCAGCGACCCGGACGACATGAACCGCCTCGTCGAGGAGCTGGACCGGCCGAAGGCGCAGCGGGTCGTGGTGATGCACGTCTGA